A genome region from Marasmius oreades isolate 03SP1 chromosome 5, whole genome shotgun sequence includes the following:
- a CDS encoding uncharacterized protein (CAZy:GH5) produces the protein MKLLPVLTFAAFTYGKIIYAGVNESGGEFTTNHIPGTFGVDYSFINKSTVDIFVDQEKINLFRVTLLMERMCPLSTGLGSRFNETYFSEFADAINHITVTKGAYALLDPHNYMRYNDPSGQPFTGSVIGNSSDPTAATTQQFKQFWTELARRFVRNPKVIFGINNEPHDMPTELILANNQAAIDGIRSTGARQLILAPGNGFTGGHTWTQITGNGDAPSSDFLNKLRDPLHNTGIDIHEYLDVDFSGQHDNCTQPGPENLAAVTAWLKENNLKAVLSEFGGGNNDGCRQALDDLLKYLAANDVWIGWTMWAAGPIWGTNSPCCGADTGSLEPGDLDVLGEPNAFTTIWKPTIRPNIPVRDLKRSGVSSLQ, from the exons ATGAAGCTTCTGCCTGTCCTCACCTTTGCGGCATTCACCTACGGGAAAATTATCTATGCCGGTGTCAATGAG TCCGGAGGTGAATTCACTACCAATCATATCCCTGGTACCTTTGGCGTCGACTACTCCTTCATCAACAAG TCGACTGTCGACATTTTTGTTGACCAAGAAAAAATCAATCTTTTCCGAGTTACCCTCCTCATGGAGCGCATGTGCCCTCTAAGTACAGGACTAGGAAGCAGGTTCAATGAGACC TATTTCTCGGAGTTCGCAGATGCGATAAACCATATCACTGTAACAAAAGGCGCATACGCGTTATTGGATCCGCATAATTACATGCGATACAA CGATCCCTCGGGTCAACCGTTCACCGGAAGC GTCATTGGCAATAGCTCGGACCCCACGGCAGCGACCACGCAGCAGTTCAAACAGTTCTGGACTGAGCTAGCCAGAAGATTTGTTCGCAACCCCAAGGTCATTTTTGGCATAAATAATGAACCGCACGATATG CCCACCGAGCTCATTCTTGCGAACAACCAAGCAGCCATTGACGGTATCCGTTCCACTGGTGCTCGACAGCTCATCCTTGCTCCCGGTAATGGCTTCACTGGCGGTCATACATGGACACAGATCACTGGGAACGGGGACGCGCCAAGCAGCGACTTTTTGAACAAGTTAAGGGATCCATTGCATAATACCGGGATTGACATCCACGAG TATCTCG ACGTTGACTTCTCTGGACAACACGATAACTGTACACAGCCGG GTCCCGAAAATCTCGCGGCAGTTACGGCTTGGCTCAAAGAAAACAATCTTAA GGCTGTACTCAGTGAATTTGGGGGAGGAAACAACGATGGTTGTCGACAG GCGTTGGACGATCTTTTGAAATATCTTGCTGCGAATGACGTATGGATCGGTTGGACAATGTGGGCCGCCGGACCAA TCTGGGGAACAAATTCTCCTTGTTGTGGAGCTGACACAGGCAGCTTGGAGCCCGGAGATTTGGATGTCCTGGGAGAGCCCAA CGCGTTCACTACCATATGGAAACCAACTATCAGACCTAATATTCCTGTGCGCG ATCTGAAGAGGAGTGGGGTGTCCAGTTTGCAATAA